One Brachybacterium kimchii genomic window carries:
- a CDS encoding D-hexose-6-phosphate mutarotase codes for MSTTTSPEDLPQGVTLEDLHGTPALVVDIPACSAVIHLDGAHLTSWVPDGEDDVLWTSPDAVYAEGEPIRGGIPLIGPWFGPGRDGRTTPSHGWLRNHRWEVVAGEHFHGWADEDADVVHSDSVAITLGLEGADPSGQGIAAQVQFVIGADHLQVRLDVTAGDEPLELEAALHTYLSVGDVEAARFTGLAGASYLDNLRDLTPAVQEGEPEIDGPVDRVYEVSGPVTVHDPVLERDIVVSPHGSSRTVLWNPFSDGAAHLDDMPLDAWKQFVCVETAVAKDGFVSLAPGATHCLKARYEVARS; via the coding sequence ATGAGCACCACGACCAGCCCCGAAGACCTGCCCCAGGGAGTCACCCTCGAGGACCTGCACGGCACGCCCGCGCTCGTGGTGGACATCCCGGCCTGCTCCGCCGTCATCCACCTCGACGGCGCCCACCTGACCTCCTGGGTGCCCGACGGCGAGGACGACGTGCTGTGGACCAGCCCCGACGCGGTCTACGCGGAGGGCGAGCCGATCCGCGGCGGCATCCCGCTGATCGGCCCCTGGTTCGGGCCCGGCCGCGACGGGCGCACCACGCCCTCCCACGGCTGGCTGCGCAACCACCGCTGGGAGGTCGTCGCGGGCGAGCACTTCCACGGCTGGGCCGACGAGGACGCGGACGTGGTGCATTCGGACTCCGTCGCGATCACCCTGGGCCTCGAGGGGGCGGATCCCTCCGGGCAGGGCATCGCCGCGCAGGTGCAGTTCGTGATCGGCGCGGATCATCTCCAGGTGCGTCTGGACGTGACCGCCGGCGACGAGCCTCTCGAGCTCGAGGCCGCCCTGCACACGTATCTCTCCGTGGGCGACGTCGAGGCGGCGCGCTTCACCGGCCTCGCCGGCGCCTCCTATCTCGACAACCTCCGTGACCTCACGCCGGCCGTGCAGGAGGGCGAGCCCGAGATCGACGGCCCCGTGGACCGGGTGTACGAGGTCTCCGGTCCCGTCACCGTGCACGACCCGGTGCTCGAGCGCGACATCGTGGTGAGCCCGCACGGCTCGAGCCGCACCGTGCTGTGGAACCCGTTCAGCGACGGCGCCGCGCACCTCGACGACATGCCGCTCGATGCATGGAAGCAGTTCGTGTGCGTGGAGACCGCCGTCGCCAAGGACGGCTTCGTCTCCCTCGCCCCCGGCGCGACCCACTGCCTCAAGGCGCGCTACGAGGTCGCTCGGAGCTGA
- the hisF gene encoding imidazole glycerol phosphate synthase subunit HisF translates to MSLAVRVIPCLDVDDGRVVKGVNFQGLRDAGDPVELARRYGEEGADELTFLDVSASASGRGTMLDVVRRTAEQVLIPLTVGGGVRSAEDVDQLLRAGADKVGVNTAAIARPQVITEIAERFGNQVLVLSADVRRVTEETPDGPARSGSGFEVTTHGGRRGTGIDAIAWIAEAAQRGAGEILLNSMDADGTTSGFDLELIRAARAAADVPLIASGGAGHAEDFPPAVRAGADAVLAASVFHFGTLTIGQAKEALAADGLPVR, encoded by the coding sequence ATGAGCCTCGCCGTCCGCGTCATCCCCTGCCTGGACGTGGACGACGGCCGCGTCGTCAAGGGCGTGAACTTCCAGGGCCTGCGCGATGCGGGAGATCCTGTCGAGCTCGCCCGCCGCTACGGCGAGGAGGGAGCCGACGAGCTCACCTTCCTCGACGTGAGCGCCTCTGCGAGCGGACGCGGCACCATGCTCGACGTGGTGCGGCGCACCGCCGAGCAGGTGCTGATCCCACTCACCGTGGGCGGGGGAGTGCGCTCGGCGGAGGACGTCGACCAGCTGCTGCGCGCCGGAGCCGACAAGGTCGGCGTGAACACCGCCGCCATCGCCCGGCCGCAGGTGATCACGGAGATCGCCGAGCGCTTCGGCAACCAGGTGCTCGTGCTCTCGGCCGACGTCCGCCGTGTCACCGAGGAGACGCCCGACGGCCCCGCGCGCTCCGGCTCGGGCTTCGAGGTCACCACCCACGGCGGCCGCCGCGGCACCGGCATCGACGCGATCGCCTGGATCGCCGAGGCCGCGCAGCGCGGCGCCGGCGAGATCCTGCTGAACTCGATGGACGCCGACGGCACCACCAGCGGCTTCGACCTCGAGCTGATCCGCGCCGCCCGTGCGGCGGCGGACGTGCCGCTCATCGCCTCGGGCGGTGCGGGCCACGCGGAGGACTTCCCGCCGGCGGTGCGGGCGGGCGCCGACGCCGTGCTCGCCGCGAGCGTCTTCCACTTCGGCACCCTCACCATCGGCCAGGCGAAGGAAGCCCTCGCGGCCGACGGTCTGCCCGTCCGCTGA
- a CDS encoding DNA gyrase/topoisomerase IV subunit B, protein MLEGLEAVRKRPGMYIGSTDSRGLMHCLWEILDNSVDEALGGNGESIEVILHEDASVEVRDSGRGVPVDTEPRTGLTGVEVVYTKLHAGGKFGGGSYAASGGLHGVGASVVNALSARLDVEVDRAGVTYAMSFQRGVPGVFADGADGPGPDAPFTAADGPAELRRVGKVKRGVSGTRVRYWADPQIFIKGSHFSSEELVRRARQTAFLVPGLGITISDRRPERSPDQDEERSFRYDGGISEFVEYLAQDQKITDVIRLQGSGDYTETIPVLDSKGHMVSKDVDRTCEVDVALRWGADYDTTLRSFVNIVATPKGGTHTSGFEQALLKTLRKQVENQARRVKFNAKNEKIEKDDALAGLTAVVTVRLEEPQFEGQTKEVLGTPAVRQIVSKVVEQQLTGFLTSTKKEEKEQGALVVDKVVSEMRARIAARMHKEVSRRKNALESSTMPTKLADCRSTDVERSELFIVEGDSALGTAKNARNSEFQALLPIRGKILNVQKASITDMLKNTECAAIIQVLGAGSGRTFDLEQARYGKIIMMSDADVDGAHIRTLLLTLFHRYMRPMLEAGRIFAAVPPLHRVEIIHGGKKKNEYVYTYSENELNRLLKSLDKRGKRYKEPIQRYKGLGEMDDDQLADTTMDPRHRTLRRVRIEDAEAAASMFDLLMGSDVAPRKQFIIEGAEELDRERIDA, encoded by the coding sequence GTGCTCGAGGGCCTCGAGGCCGTCCGCAAGCGCCCGGGCATGTACATCGGGTCGACGGACTCGCGCGGCCTCATGCACTGCCTGTGGGAGATCCTCGACAACTCCGTGGACGAGGCCCTGGGCGGCAACGGCGAGAGCATCGAGGTCATCCTCCACGAGGACGCCTCCGTCGAGGTCCGCGACTCCGGGCGCGGCGTGCCCGTCGACACCGAGCCGCGCACGGGCCTGACCGGCGTCGAGGTCGTCTACACGAAGCTGCACGCGGGCGGGAAGTTCGGCGGCGGCTCCTACGCCGCCTCGGGCGGCCTGCACGGCGTGGGCGCGAGCGTCGTCAACGCGCTGTCGGCCCGCCTCGACGTCGAGGTCGACCGCGCCGGGGTCACCTATGCCATGAGCTTCCAGCGCGGCGTCCCGGGCGTCTTCGCCGACGGGGCCGACGGGCCGGGGCCCGACGCCCCGTTCACCGCCGCCGACGGCCCCGCCGAGCTGCGCAGGGTCGGGAAGGTCAAGCGCGGCGTCTCGGGCACCCGCGTGCGCTACTGGGCCGATCCCCAGATCTTCATCAAGGGCTCCCACTTCTCGAGCGAGGAGCTCGTGCGCCGTGCGCGCCAGACCGCGTTCCTGGTGCCGGGCCTGGGGATCACGATCTCGGACCGTCGGCCCGAGCGCAGCCCCGATCAGGACGAGGAGCGCTCCTTCCGCTACGACGGCGGCATCTCCGAGTTCGTCGAGTACCTCGCGCAGGACCAGAAGATCACCGACGTGATCCGCCTGCAGGGCAGCGGCGACTACACGGAGACCATCCCCGTGCTCGACTCCAAGGGCCACATGGTCTCCAAGGACGTCGACCGCACGTGCGAGGTCGATGTCGCGCTGCGCTGGGGCGCCGACTACGACACCACCCTGCGGTCCTTCGTGAACATCGTGGCGACCCCCAAGGGCGGCACCCACACCTCCGGCTTCGAGCAGGCGCTGCTGAAGACGCTGCGCAAGCAGGTCGAGAACCAGGCGCGCCGCGTGAAGTTCAACGCGAAGAACGAGAAGATCGAGAAGGACGACGCGCTCGCGGGACTGACGGCCGTGGTCACCGTGCGCCTCGAGGAGCCGCAGTTCGAGGGCCAGACGAAGGAGGTGCTGGGCACCCCCGCGGTGCGCCAGATCGTCTCCAAGGTCGTCGAGCAGCAGCTCACCGGCTTCCTCACCTCCACCAAGAAGGAGGAGAAGGAGCAGGGAGCGCTCGTCGTGGACAAGGTGGTCTCCGAGATGCGCGCCCGCATCGCCGCGCGCATGCACAAGGAGGTCTCCCGCCGCAAGAACGCCCTGGAGTCCTCGACGATGCCCACGAAGCTCGCCGACTGCCGCTCGACCGACGTCGAGCGCTCCGAGCTGTTCATCGTCGAGGGCGACAGCGCACTGGGCACCGCGAAGAACGCGCGCAACTCCGAGTTCCAGGCGCTGCTGCCGATCCGCGGCAAGATCCTGAACGTCCAGAAGGCCTCGATCACCGACATGCTCAAGAACACCGAGTGCGCGGCGATCATCCAGGTGCTCGGCGCGGGATCCGGGCGCACCTTCGACCTCGAGCAGGCGCGCTACGGGAAGATCATCATGATGAGCGACGCCGACGTCGACGGCGCCCACATCCGCACCCTGCTGCTGACCCTCTTCCACCGCTACATGCGGCCCATGCTCGAGGCCGGGCGGATCTTCGCCGCCGTGCCGCCCCTGCACCGCGTGGAGATCATCCACGGCGGCAAGAAGAAGAACGAGTACGTCTACACGTACTCGGAGAACGAGCTGAACCGCCTGCTGAAGAGCCTGGACAAGCGCGGCAAGCGGTACAAGGAGCCGATCCAGCGCTACAAGGGCCTGGGGGAGATGGACGACGACCAGCTCGCCGACACCACCATGGACCCGCGCCACCGCACCCTGCGCCGCGTGCGCATCGAGGACGCGGAGGCCGCCGCCTCGATGTTCGACCTGCTCATGGGCAGCGACGTCGCCCCGCGCAAGCAGTTCATCATCGAGGGCGCCGAGGAGCTGGACCGCGAGAGGATCGACGCATGA
- a CDS encoding DUF7455 domain-containing protein, whose translation MNTTVEAPRLTAHDRCDRCGAQAYVKVSLSAGGELLFCGHHARAHEDAFRPLASEVIDETERLHARPVPVED comes from the coding sequence ATGAACACGACCGTCGAAGCCCCGCGACTGACCGCGCACGACCGCTGCGACCGCTGCGGCGCCCAGGCCTACGTCAAGGTCTCCCTCTCCGCCGGTGGCGAGCTGCTGTTCTGCGGGCACCATGCCCGCGCGCACGAGGACGCCTTCCGTCCGCTCGCCTCGGAGGTCATCGACGAGACCGAGCGCCTGCACGCCCGTCCGGTGCCGGTCGAGGACTGA
- a CDS encoding MBL fold metallo-hydrolase produces the protein MDDPTGTSIEIHGGVRVIGGTKVLISTARARVLLDIGEDIPGEADLLRDSTHARGGHGLADRLRLGGAPRITGLFAPEELRAVGPGAQEVHALAAADDRPLVVVLSHAHIDHDGLLAHLRPEVRVLAHPDTIALHHALEEAGATTPGTSARLTPIAEGQEVAVEDLAVTVHRVDHDVRGAIGTIVRASDGVLAYTGDVNLHREGGMHTRAFLEAARGADVLVCETTMLSFDPLPPEPRSEEEIARVVTETLTGSEDLMLLSAYERDVDRAALLIHAAADAGRTLVWPGRHAAVLTAMGIGGVVTWDGTRPQSGSQRRAGELATGRGPHAARTVGIDEVLAAPGRFLVQIDPEDFTSLLDLPLGPTSAWIHSQGEPLGPFMRDWDVWQDWLERLGLTTVPAGSTGHAGPLALCEIVERIGPARLIALHGFHPERLEVDGVQTVLPEIGAAIPLRGDGTR, from the coding sequence ATGGACGACCCGACGGGCACGAGCATAGAGATCCACGGCGGGGTGCGCGTCATCGGCGGCACCAAGGTGCTGATCAGCACCGCGCGCGCCCGCGTGCTGCTGGACATCGGCGAGGACATCCCGGGCGAGGCGGACCTGCTGCGCGACAGCACCCATGCGCGCGGGGGCCACGGCCTCGCCGATCGCCTGCGTCTGGGCGGGGCGCCGCGGATCACCGGGCTGTTCGCGCCGGAGGAGCTGCGCGCCGTCGGCCCCGGGGCGCAGGAGGTGCACGCGCTCGCGGCCGCGGATGACCGACCGCTCGTCGTCGTCCTCTCCCATGCCCACATCGACCACGACGGACTGCTGGCGCACCTGCGGCCCGAGGTCCGCGTCCTCGCCCATCCCGACACCATCGCCCTGCACCACGCTCTCGAGGAGGCGGGTGCCACGACGCCGGGCACCTCCGCTCGCCTCACCCCGATCGCGGAGGGGCAGGAGGTCGCCGTCGAGGATCTCGCCGTCACCGTGCACCGGGTGGACCACGACGTGCGCGGTGCGATCGGGACCATCGTGCGCGCCTCCGACGGCGTCCTCGCCTACACCGGGGACGTGAACCTGCACCGCGAGGGCGGGATGCACACGCGCGCCTTCCTCGAGGCCGCGCGGGGGGCCGACGTGCTCGTATGCGAGACGACGATGCTGAGCTTCGACCCGCTGCCTCCCGAGCCCCGCAGCGAGGAGGAGATCGCGCGCGTCGTCACCGAGACGCTGACCGGCAGCGAGGACCTCATGCTGCTCAGCGCGTACGAGCGGGACGTCGACCGCGCCGCACTGCTCATCCACGCCGCCGCCGACGCCGGTCGCACGCTCGTGTGGCCGGGACGCCACGCCGCCGTGCTCACCGCGATGGGCATCGGGGGAGTCGTCACCTGGGACGGGACACGGCCCCAGTCCGGGAGCCAGCGCCGGGCGGGGGAGCTCGCGACCGGTCGCGGGCCGCACGCGGCGCGCACCGTCGGCATCGACGAGGTCCTGGCGGCCCCCGGGCGCTTCCTCGTCCAGATCGATCCCGAGGACTTCACCTCCCTGCTCGATCTCCCGCTGGGGCCCACGAGCGCCTGGATCCATTCCCAGGGCGAGCCGCTGGGACCGTTCATGCGCGATTGGGACGTGTGGCAGGACTGGCTCGAGCGCCTCGGGCTCACGACGGTCCCGGCCGGGTCCACAGGGCATGCGGGCCCGCTCGCCCTGTGCGAGATCGTCGAGCGGATCGGCCCGGCCCGGTTGATCGCCCTGCACGGCTTCCACCCCGAGCGCCTCGAGGTCGACGGCGTGCAGACGGTCCTGCCCGAGATCGGCGCAGCGATCCCGCTGCGCGGCGACGGCACGCGCTGA
- a CDS encoding carbohydrate ABC transporter permease, translating to MTSTSTTLRSSTGEEIPRRRRRTRPAQRVLSALAALAALAFLFPLLWTLYTSISTPDDVYTLPPRIRPPGEWGHYIEAAAQNYARAWAAAPWPRYFGNTVFIAVCVVGLTLLTGLLAAFAFARMRFRGRGVLFLLVMSVMMVPQTVLLVPNFLLAQKMGLYDTYAIQILPWGASVFGIFLLRQFFQTLPAEIFEAAELDGAGPVRMLAQVAGPLAVPTMILVGLNAFMGSWNSFVWPYFMTKSDQLRPIEVGLQTFQSENGNDWTGMSAAVVFTTIPVILLFLFLQKYFVRGAFSTDGAVRG from the coding sequence ATGACCAGCACGAGCACCACGCTGCGCAGCAGCACGGGGGAGGAGATCCCGCGCAGGCGCCGCCGGACCCGCCCCGCCCAGCGGGTGCTGTCGGCCCTCGCCGCCCTCGCGGCGCTCGCCTTCCTCTTCCCCCTGCTGTGGACCCTGTACACCTCGATCTCCACGCCCGACGACGTGTACACCCTCCCGCCGCGGATCCGACCCCCCGGCGAGTGGGGCCACTACATCGAGGCCGCCGCGCAGAACTATGCGCGGGCGTGGGCGGCCGCGCCCTGGCCGCGCTACTTCGGCAACACGGTGTTCATCGCGGTGTGCGTCGTGGGGCTGACGCTGCTCACGGGACTGCTCGCGGCCTTCGCCTTCGCACGCATGAGGTTCCGCGGCCGCGGTGTGCTGTTCCTGCTGGTGATGAGCGTGATGATGGTCCCGCAGACGGTGCTGCTGGTGCCGAACTTCCTGCTCGCCCAGAAGATGGGCCTCTACGACACCTATGCGATCCAGATCCTCCCGTGGGGCGCGTCCGTGTTCGGCATCTTCCTGCTGCGGCAGTTCTTCCAGACCCTGCCCGCCGAGATCTTCGAGGCCGCCGAGCTCGACGGCGCGGGCCCGGTGCGCATGCTCGCGCAGGTCGCCGGGCCCCTGGCCGTGCCCACGATGATCCTCGTGGGCCTGAACGCCTTCATGGGGTCCTGGAACTCGTTCGTCTGGCCCTACTTCATGACGAAGTCCGATCAGCTGCGCCCCATCGAAGTGGGACTGCAGACCTTCCAGTCCGAGAACGGCAACGACTGGACCGGGATGAGCGCCGCGGTCGTCTTCACGACGATCCCGGTGATCCTGCTCTTCCTGTTCCTCCAGAAGTACTTCGTGCGCGGCGCCTTCTCGACCGACGGGGCGGTGCGCGGATGA
- a CDS encoding ABC transporter substrate-binding protein has translation MPTRTLTQENPMNAMRRTSARTAHSISSRIASAPTRRTVLAGAAASASALALAACSSGSSGSGDGDDSGSDAVPSFDPDAKTTITFMHAMASGDQKTALEKIVSDFGKDHQNVTIELQDQPDYGTLQTKTKAQVGAGSAPTIAQAYGNWASEYADSKVIVPLDAYAKANEDFADFAEAVKKDMQLTDGKIWMWPFNKSVVVVYRNAEMVKEEPKTWDDFAKVSKDVSKDGVVALSIDPGSAKGPAGGTALYEILAESMGSTVFADDGTPQFSEDGCVKALEYLVDLKDAGALAIASGYPGQEALGAEKGAFDVSSVASFPFNEQAVGGKFEMGVSALPEGPSGAANQLAGTNIVLFADASDQERAAAWEFMQFITTPEQQASWAAATGYLPVSSASLEQDAMKKVVEERPWITDAVKQLDTARALPPVTSVTEASGLLSVALQDALQGKAKPADALADAQKKAEALG, from the coding sequence GTGCCCACCCGCACTCTCACCCAGGAGAACCCGATGAACGCCATGCGCCGCACCTCCGCCCGCACCGCACACAGCATCTCGTCCCGCATCGCATCGGCGCCCACGCGCCGCACCGTCCTCGCCGGCGCCGCCGCCTCGGCGAGCGCCCTGGCCCTCGCCGCCTGCTCCTCCGGGTCCTCCGGCTCCGGCGACGGCGACGACTCCGGCAGCGACGCCGTGCCGTCCTTCGACCCCGACGCGAAGACCACCATCACGTTCATGCACGCCATGGCCTCGGGCGACCAGAAGACCGCTCTCGAGAAGATCGTCTCCGACTTCGGGAAGGACCATCAGAACGTCACCATCGAGCTGCAGGACCAGCCCGACTACGGCACCCTGCAGACCAAGACCAAGGCGCAGGTCGGCGCCGGCAGCGCGCCCACGATCGCCCAGGCCTACGGCAACTGGGCCAGCGAGTACGCCGACTCGAAGGTGATCGTGCCCCTGGACGCCTACGCGAAGGCCAACGAGGACTTTGCGGACTTCGCCGAGGCCGTGAAGAAGGACATGCAGCTCACCGACGGCAAGATCTGGATGTGGCCCTTCAACAAGTCCGTCGTGGTCGTCTACCGCAACGCGGAGATGGTGAAGGAGGAGCCGAAGACCTGGGACGACTTCGCGAAGGTCAGCAAGGACGTCTCGAAGGACGGCGTGGTCGCCCTGTCCATCGACCCCGGCAGCGCCAAGGGGCCGGCCGGCGGGACCGCCCTCTACGAGATCCTCGCCGAGTCCATGGGCAGCACGGTCTTCGCCGACGACGGCACACCGCAGTTCTCCGAGGACGGCTGCGTGAAGGCCCTCGAGTACCTCGTGGACCTCAAGGACGCGGGCGCCCTCGCGATCGCCTCGGGCTACCCCGGCCAGGAGGCCCTCGGCGCCGAGAAGGGCGCCTTCGACGTCTCCTCCGTGGCCTCGTTCCCGTTCAACGAGCAGGCCGTCGGCGGGAAGTTCGAGATGGGCGTGAGCGCCCTCCCGGAGGGGCCCTCCGGCGCGGCGAACCAGCTGGCCGGCACGAACATCGTCCTGTTCGCCGATGCGAGCGATCAGGAGCGCGCCGCCGCCTGGGAGTTCATGCAGTTCATCACCACCCCGGAGCAGCAGGCCTCCTGGGCGGCCGCCACCGGCTACCTCCCTGTCAGCTCCGCCTCCCTCGAGCAGGACGCCATGAAGAAGGTCGTCGAGGAGCGCCCGTGGATCACCGACGCCGTCAAGCAGCTCGACACCGCGCGCGCTCTGCCGCCGGTCACGAGCGTCACCGAGGCCTCGGGCCTGCTCTCGGTCGCCCTGCAGGACGCCCTGCAGGGCAAGGCGAAGCCGGCCGACGCCCTCGCCGACGCGCAGAAGAAGGCCGAGGCGCTGGGCTGA
- a CDS encoding carbohydrate ABC transporter permease codes for MSTSESSLPQTLPRTGAGRPGNPAPRTGPARRRSRARRALTSPIAYLFVAPAIAIFGIWTIFPTLYTFRVSAFDWNQLNPAMSEFIGLGNYRDMLSGSTNPSFWQTFGVSCYFVIANVVVGTILALLLALLVRRGSKIMAAARTSFFLAYIAPGVATALIWLWIFNPRFGLANGILSLLHLPVIDWLGDSRYAMLSIIVYSVWHEVGFLVLVFVGGLMTTSGELSEAAKVDGANPWQEFSRVTLPQLIPYVAFVVIISSISSLQAFTQFFVLTGGGPGYSTSTIGFQLYQQAFVLGNTGYGAALAVVLFLITLVLSIIQLRISARLSR; via the coding sequence ATGTCGACGAGTGAGAGCTCCCTCCCGCAGACGCTCCCGCGGACCGGGGCCGGCCGGCCGGGGAACCCCGCGCCCCGCACCGGCCCCGCCCGCCGCCGCAGCCGTGCCCGCCGCGCCCTGACCTCGCCGATCGCCTACCTCTTCGTGGCCCCTGCGATCGCGATCTTCGGGATCTGGACGATCTTCCCGACGCTGTACACCTTCCGGGTCTCGGCCTTCGACTGGAATCAGCTGAACCCCGCGATGAGCGAGTTCATCGGCCTGGGCAACTACCGGGACATGCTCTCGGGAAGCACCAACCCGTCGTTCTGGCAGACCTTCGGCGTCTCCTGCTACTTCGTGATCGCCAACGTCGTCGTCGGCACGATCCTCGCCCTGCTGCTCGCACTGCTGGTGCGTCGCGGCTCGAAGATCATGGCGGCAGCCCGCACCAGCTTCTTCCTCGCCTACATCGCCCCGGGGGTCGCCACGGCACTGATCTGGCTGTGGATCTTCAACCCGCGCTTCGGACTCGCCAACGGGATCCTCTCGCTCCTGCACCTGCCGGTGATCGACTGGCTGGGCGACTCCCGCTACGCGATGCTCTCGATCATCGTCTACTCGGTCTGGCACGAGGTCGGATTCCTGGTCCTCGTGTTCGTGGGCGGACTGATGACCACGAGCGGGGAGCTCTCCGAGGCGGCGAAGGTCGACGGCGCGAACCCCTGGCAGGAGTTCAGCCGCGTCACCCTCCCGCAGCTCATCCCCTACGTGGCGTTCGTCGTGATCATCTCCTCGATCTCGTCCCTGCAGGCCTTCACCCAGTTCTTCGTGCTCACCGGGGGCGGCCCCGGCTACTCGACCTCCACGATCGGCTTCCAGCTCTACCAGCAGGCGTTCGTGCTCGGGAACACCGGGTACGGGGCGGCCCTCGCGGTGGTCCTGTTCCTCATCACCCTCGTGCTCTCGATCATCCAGCTGCGGATCTCCGCGAGGCTCTCGCGGTGA
- a CDS encoding MurR/RpiR family transcriptional regulator — MSAPRSSTRASATALAPALASRLAAAAPTLGPAEEQVARVLLSHAQELPELSTAQVAELSGTSRASVVRTCQRLGYTGFQQLRVLAVRDAAGERSGAQAAPDTVIGAARALAEQTVQATDMLEEDPLQSTVADLATARRVLVVAGGLSASVGGALSARLLRLGVTVVSPSDPLDAEIAAAALGPEDLCMAISASGVNAQTLRCVRAAAGAGARTIALTAFLGTPLEQAVGRTHITPLPHRHYQDEFHSPSRLAQHALVEALGGALERRLGEGAGAVQDRILEVVSGHVDE, encoded by the coding sequence ATGAGCGCACCGCGTTCCTCGACCCGCGCGAGCGCGACCGCGCTCGCCCCCGCGCTCGCCTCCCGCCTCGCGGCCGCCGCGCCCACCCTGGGCCCAGCCGAGGAACAGGTCGCACGCGTCCTCCTCTCCCACGCCCAGGAGCTGCCGGAGCTGTCCACCGCCCAGGTGGCCGAGCTCTCGGGCACCTCACGGGCGAGCGTCGTGCGGACCTGCCAGCGCCTCGGGTACACCGGCTTCCAGCAGCTGCGGGTGCTCGCCGTGCGCGACGCGGCCGGTGAGCGCAGCGGCGCACAGGCGGCCCCGGACACGGTGATCGGCGCGGCCCGAGCCCTCGCCGAGCAGACGGTGCAGGCCACCGACATGCTCGAGGAGGATCCTCTGCAGAGCACCGTCGCCGATCTCGCCACCGCCCGCCGGGTGCTCGTGGTCGCCGGCGGGCTGAGCGCCTCCGTGGGCGGGGCGCTCAGCGCTCGCCTGCTGCGCCTGGGGGTCACCGTGGTCTCGCCGTCCGACCCCTTGGACGCGGAGATCGCCGCGGCCGCGCTGGGACCCGAGGACCTCTGCATGGCGATCTCCGCCTCCGGTGTGAACGCCCAGACCCTGCGCTGCGTGCGCGCGGCCGCGGGTGCGGGTGCGCGCACCATCGCGCTGACCGCCTTCCTGGGCACGCCGCTGGAGCAGGCCGTCGGCCGCACCCACATCACGCCGCTCCCGCACCGTCACTACCAGGACGAGTTCCACAGCCCCTCGCGGCTGGCGCAGCACGCGCTCGTCGAGGCGCTCGGAGGGGCCCTCGAGCGCCGGCTCGGCGAGGGCGCGGGAGCCGTCCAGGACCGGATCCTCGAGGTGGTGAGCGGCCATGTCGACGAGTGA